The proteins below are encoded in one region of Rhodopirellula islandica:
- a CDS encoding ABC transporter ATP-binding protein, translating into MSAPAPPESMDAVDHAAISVDRLKKSYRRGGKVHAALSGVTFQLRRGERLAYLGPNGAGKTTMIRCLSGRAKPDSGSITMLGEPIEAAFVRDSLGLVPQEIALYEDLTTTENLAAFGRFHGLRGRVLRDKIQWGLQWTGLADRAHDLVGTFSGGMKRRVNLACGVLHEPEVLLLDEPTVGVDPQSRQRIFAMLAELNAEGTSVLLTTHHLDEAESQCDRIVIVDHGQVVATGTFEELVRQTIGGDREVTIRLDQPLRGHGNEPLALAGLSVTARPGENVVSTKMAEVAMGLPRLIDALSQASYGVQDVEVQSPTLHHVFLHLTGHALRD; encoded by the coding sequence TTGTCCGCTCCCGCCCCGCCTGAATCCATGGATGCCGTCGATCACGCGGCCATTTCCGTCGATCGATTGAAAAAATCGTATCGTCGTGGGGGCAAGGTACACGCCGCGCTCAGTGGGGTGACGTTCCAGCTTCGGCGAGGCGAACGCTTGGCTTACCTGGGCCCCAATGGAGCCGGCAAGACCACCATGATTCGCTGTCTTTCGGGGCGAGCCAAGCCGGATTCGGGCAGCATCACGATGCTGGGCGAGCCCATTGAGGCCGCGTTTGTTCGCGATTCATTGGGTTTGGTGCCGCAAGAAATCGCTTTGTATGAAGACCTGACAACGACCGAGAACTTGGCTGCGTTCGGGCGGTTTCACGGGCTGCGTGGTCGGGTGCTACGAGACAAAATTCAGTGGGGATTGCAGTGGACCGGGCTGGCGGATCGAGCCCATGATTTGGTCGGCACATTTTCGGGCGGGATGAAGCGACGTGTGAACTTGGCCTGTGGCGTGTTGCACGAACCCGAAGTGCTGTTGCTGGATGAGCCCACCGTGGGGGTGGACCCACAAAGCCGCCAGCGGATCTTCGCGATGTTGGCGGAACTGAACGCGGAAGGCACATCGGTTTTGTTGACGACCCATCACTTGGACGAAGCCGAAAGTCAGTGCGACCGAATCGTGATTGTCGATCATGGCCAAGTTGTCGCGACGGGCACGTTTGAAGAATTGGTTCGCCAGACCATTGGGGGTGATCGCGAGGTGACCATTCGCTTGGATCAACCACTGCGTGGACATGGGAACGAACCGTTGGCCTTGGCTGGTTTGAGCGTCACCGCTCGGCCAGGTGAAAACGTGGTGAGCACCAAGATGGCGGAGGTCGCGATGGGATTGCCACGATTGATCGACGCGCTCAGCCAAGCGAGTTACGGCGTGCAAGATGTGGAGGTCCAGTCACCGACGCTGCATCACGTGTTTTTGCATCTGACCGGCCATGCACTGCGGGATTGA
- a CDS encoding ABC transporter permease, with protein sequence MVWKVIEIHLRRLRHNRIEWLLTFVVPIAFFSIFALIFSRGVGGTPRVKVALIREAGANSEVETGSTSLASMQCDQVIQTLRESEGLRLVQDSGENPALDRAAGEDLVRRGSATIAIVLNEGGEELSAELLNDASDQVASQVVSALVMRAMLMAKAGQRQGNFGPDGLQRTSPATAAATTADENATGETVGVKQARFEQFVQTAAIESAGDDSSLGTFSRQPDSLAERRKPPGGVIPEGSRPSATNEIGDRSLAEPDRPAAEATLGPPEVTVVNVMGEDKTNPVISVYAAGIAVMFLLFGATSGGGVLLEERENQTLERLLSTQMTMDHLLLGKWFYLTLLGCVQVTVMFVWAQLVFGLDLIGNLDGFVMMTLVTSAAAASFGLFLATLCKTRGQLNGLSVVAVLTMSALGGSMVPRYVMSEGLREAGLWTFNAWALDGYDKVFWRELPPSALQPQLAVLMATAFGLLVLARLLAIRWETS encoded by the coding sequence ATGGTCTGGAAAGTCATTGAAATTCATTTGCGTCGTTTGCGTCACAACCGCATCGAGTGGTTGCTGACGTTCGTGGTGCCGATCGCGTTCTTCAGTATCTTTGCGTTGATTTTCTCTCGCGGTGTGGGAGGCACGCCTCGTGTGAAGGTGGCTTTGATTCGCGAGGCGGGTGCGAATTCGGAGGTGGAAACAGGTTCCACGTCGCTGGCTTCGATGCAGTGCGATCAAGTGATTCAGACGCTTCGTGAAAGCGAAGGGCTGCGGCTGGTTCAGGACAGCGGCGAAAACCCGGCGCTGGATCGAGCTGCGGGAGAAGACTTGGTGCGGCGAGGTTCCGCAACGATCGCGATCGTGCTGAACGAAGGTGGCGAGGAGTTGTCTGCGGAATTGCTCAATGACGCCTCCGATCAAGTTGCCAGCCAAGTGGTTTCGGCGTTGGTGATGCGAGCAATGTTGATGGCCAAAGCGGGCCAGCGCCAAGGCAACTTCGGACCGGATGGGTTGCAGCGAACCAGCCCGGCGACTGCCGCGGCAACAACAGCGGATGAAAACGCAACCGGTGAAACAGTTGGTGTGAAACAAGCCCGGTTTGAACAGTTCGTGCAAACTGCTGCGATTGAAAGTGCCGGCGACGATTCCAGCTTAGGAACTTTTTCGAGACAACCGGATTCCTTAGCGGAGAGGCGCAAGCCGCCCGGTGGCGTGATACCGGAGGGCTCGCGCCCTTCCGCTACCAACGAGATTGGGGACCGTTCTTTGGCTGAACCGGATCGCCCTGCTGCCGAGGCGACGCTGGGACCGCCAGAAGTGACCGTGGTCAACGTGATGGGCGAGGACAAAACCAACCCCGTGATCAGCGTTTACGCGGCAGGCATCGCGGTGATGTTCTTGTTGTTTGGCGCGACCAGTGGTGGTGGCGTGCTGTTGGAGGAACGAGAGAATCAAACGTTGGAACGATTGCTATCGACCCAAATGACGATGGACCATTTGCTGCTCGGCAAGTGGTTTTACTTGACGTTGCTGGGATGCGTGCAGGTCACGGTGATGTTCGTGTGGGCTCAGCTGGTGTTTGGGTTGGACTTGATCGGCAACCTGGATGGGTTTGTGATGATGACGCTGGTCACTTCCGCCGCGGCGGCCTCGTTTGGTTTGTTTTTGGCAACGCTGTGCAAGACACGCGGGCAGCTCAATGGGCTGTCGGTGGTCGCGGTGCTGACGATGAGCGCGCTGGGTGGATCGATGGTTCCGCGTTACGTGATGAGCGAAGGTTTGCGAGAAGCCGGCCTGTGGACCTTCAACGCTTGGGCGCTCGATGGGTACGACAAAGTCTTTTGGCGTGAGTTGCCACCCAGTGCGCTGCAGCCGCAACTCGCCGTGCTGATGGCGACCGCATTTGGGTTGCTGGTTCTGGCCCGTTTGCTAGCAATTCGCTGGGAAAC